In Microbulbifer celer, a single window of DNA contains:
- the can gene encoding carbonate dehydratase encodes MSQLENLLQKNREWSEATRKEKPDFFLKLSEQQSPEYLWIGCADSRVPANQIVDLLPGELFVHRNVANVVVPSDLNCLSVVQYAVEVLKVKHIMVVGHYGCGGVRAALEDARLGLIESWLRHIKDVRDKHHTLIERFPEEERVDLLCELNVLEQVVHVCQTSPVRDAWENGQDLSVHGWLYGLSNGLVNDLQVTIESTEQLNDMYHRALTSIAERGEAR; translated from the coding sequence TTGTCCCAACTCGAGAACCTTCTGCAAAAGAACCGCGAGTGGTCCGAAGCTACCCGCAAAGAAAAGCCGGATTTCTTCCTCAAGCTTTCCGAGCAGCAATCTCCTGAATACCTGTGGATTGGATGTGCAGACAGCCGCGTACCCGCGAACCAGATTGTCGACCTGCTGCCAGGCGAACTGTTTGTTCACCGCAACGTGGCCAACGTTGTCGTTCCTTCCGATCTCAACTGCCTGTCGGTAGTCCAGTACGCGGTGGAGGTTCTGAAGGTCAAGCACATCATGGTGGTGGGCCATTACGGCTGTGGCGGTGTGCGCGCCGCCCTGGAGGATGCCCGGCTTGGACTGATTGAAAGCTGGCTGCGCCATATCAAGGATGTGCGCGACAAGCATCACACCCTGATCGAGCGGTTTCCGGAGGAAGAGCGCGTAGACCTGCTGTGCGAACTGAACGTATTGGAGCAGGTGGTCCACGTATGCCAGACCAGTCCGGTACGCGATGCCTGGGAAAATGGCCAGGACCTGTCGGTACACGGTTGGCTCTACGGCCTCAGCAACGGCCTGGTAAACGACCTGCAGGTGACCATTGAGAGCACCGAGCAGCTCAATGACATGTATCACCGCGCCCTCACCAGTATCGCCGAGCGGGGCGAAGCGCGCTGA
- a CDS encoding FAD-dependent oxidoreductase, with amino-acid sequence MSDFRVWECQICGWVYDEAKGSPDDGIPPGTRWEDIPDDWSCPECGASKDEFSMVAVTAETSSAQPSPGQSPAHSPARTTTTAADDTNTSSASTAHRIWECMVCGWVYDEAKGAPEEGIPAGTRWEDIPDDWTCPECGVSKEEFDMVLVSKPAEDPADGAAASPASAALRDDLAPLVIIGTGLAGYHLAKEFRKLDQTTPVTLITADNGTSYSKPLLSASLAHGKTPAQLASSSAETVAAELNVDILTHTQVTEIHRTQQTVGLVSHSGSIRAELRYSRLVFATGASCSALPAIEGDGHTNLFRINSLDDYGRFRTALANRKRVLLIGAGLIGCEFANDLIQAGYEVDVVDVQPWPLATLLPEAAGRDIQRALEAAGARFHFGSGVSRLVRKGRGVVAQLQDGRKIEADIALAALGLTPNTGLAAAAGLTVNRGIVTDRALRTSDSNIFALGDCAEVDGHNLYFVAPLTQSARALAQTLSGTDTAVHYGCLPVAVKTTLRPTTVCPPPADSEGQWQVREHPDGVSARFHGPDGQLLGFALTGNAITERDQLVSACRPLMD; translated from the coding sequence ATGTCCGACTTCCGCGTTTGGGAATGCCAGATCTGTGGCTGGGTGTACGATGAAGCCAAAGGCTCACCCGATGACGGTATTCCGCCCGGCACGCGCTGGGAGGATATCCCCGATGACTGGAGCTGCCCGGAGTGCGGCGCCAGCAAAGATGAGTTTTCCATGGTGGCAGTCACTGCTGAGACTTCCAGCGCACAGCCCTCTCCTGGCCAGTCGCCCGCGCATTCGCCCGCCCGTACCACCACTACCGCCGCGGATGATACCAATACGTCCAGCGCAAGCACCGCCCACCGTATCTGGGAGTGCATGGTATGCGGCTGGGTCTACGACGAGGCCAAAGGCGCACCGGAAGAAGGTATCCCGGCAGGAACGCGCTGGGAAGACATCCCTGACGACTGGACCTGTCCCGAGTGCGGGGTCAGCAAGGAAGAGTTCGACATGGTGCTGGTCAGCAAACCGGCTGAGGACCCCGCAGACGGCGCCGCCGCAAGTCCGGCATCAGCGGCGCTTCGGGATGATCTGGCTCCACTGGTGATCATTGGTACCGGCCTCGCCGGTTACCACCTGGCGAAGGAATTCCGCAAGCTGGACCAGACAACCCCGGTCACCCTGATTACCGCTGACAATGGCACAAGCTATTCCAAGCCCCTGCTCTCTGCGTCACTCGCCCACGGCAAGACGCCGGCCCAACTGGCCAGCAGCAGCGCGGAGACAGTGGCGGCAGAGCTGAATGTGGACATTCTCACCCACACTCAGGTTACCGAAATCCACCGCACACAACAGACCGTGGGGCTGGTATCCCATAGCGGCAGCATCCGCGCCGAACTGCGCTATTCGCGGCTGGTATTCGCCACCGGTGCCAGCTGCAGCGCCTTGCCCGCTATCGAAGGTGACGGCCACACCAACCTGTTCCGCATCAACAGCCTGGATGATTACGGCCGCTTCCGCACCGCGCTGGCCAACCGCAAGCGCGTACTGTTGATCGGCGCCGGGCTGATCGGCTGCGAGTTCGCCAACGACCTGATCCAGGCGGGCTACGAGGTCGACGTGGTCGATGTACAGCCCTGGCCACTGGCGACACTGCTGCCGGAAGCGGCCGGGCGCGATATCCAGCGCGCACTGGAAGCCGCTGGCGCGCGATTCCACTTCGGTAGCGGAGTCAGCCGATTGGTGCGCAAAGGGCGTGGAGTCGTGGCGCAACTGCAGGACGGCCGCAAAATTGAGGCCGATATCGCCCTGGCAGCCCTCGGCCTCACCCCCAATACCGGCCTGGCGGCGGCAGCCGGGCTGACCGTCAATCGCGGTATTGTTACCGACCGCGCACTGCGCACCAGTGACTCGAATATCTTCGCGCTCGGCGATTGTGCAGAGGTAGACGGCCACAATCTCTACTTTGTCGCCCCGCTCACCCAGAGCGCGCGCGCCCTGGCACAAACCCTCAGTGGCACCGATACCGCGGTGCACTATGGCTGCCTGCCAGTTGCCGTCAAAACCACCCTGCGTCCCACCACCGTGTGCCCACCGCCGGCCGACAGTGAGGGCCAGTGGCAGGTTCGGGAACACCCGGATGGCGTCTCCGCCCGCTTCCATGGGCCCGATGGCCAGTTGCTGGGGTTTGCTCTGACCGGCAACGCCATCACCGAACGGGATCAGCTGGTCAGCGCGTGTCGCCCCCTGATGGATTAA
- a CDS encoding flavin reductase family protein encodes MTVSTNPATATETTPEGQTPAERARALRDTLGQFTTGVTVVTTVDSSGEPVGMTVNSFNSVSLDPALILWSIDRSALSYSAFTQGQGFAVHVLKGDQQHVSNLFAGRGADKFGQVKWHTGPGGIPQLDDCAALFHCRRVQNIDGGDHTILLGEVVEFSATGGDPLVFHCGRYRALAGE; translated from the coding sequence ATGACGGTATCTACCAACCCCGCCACCGCCACTGAAACCACCCCGGAAGGACAGACACCCGCCGAGCGCGCCCGCGCCCTGCGCGACACCTTGGGCCAGTTCACCACGGGCGTCACAGTAGTGACCACCGTCGACAGCAGCGGTGAGCCCGTGGGTATGACCGTCAACAGCTTCAATTCCGTCTCCCTCGATCCGGCCCTGATCCTCTGGAGTATCGACCGCAGCGCCCTCAGCTACAGCGCCTTCACCCAGGGTCAAGGCTTTGCGGTACACGTACTCAAGGGCGATCAACAGCACGTTTCCAACCTGTTTGCCGGTCGCGGCGCCGACAAGTTCGGTCAGGTCAAATGGCATACTGGCCCCGGCGGCATTCCCCAACTCGATGACTGTGCCGCGCTGTTCCACTGTCGTCGCGTCCAGAACATCGACGGCGGTGATCACACCATCCTGCTGGGTGAGGTGGTAGAGTTCTCTGCCACAGGCGGTGACCCACTGGTCTTCCATTGCGGTCGCTATCGCGCGCTCGCCGGGGAATAA
- a CDS encoding glycerophosphodiester phosphodiesterase, protein MQDADTLFCFAHRGYPKRATENTLQAITHALEFDIDGVEIDVWNVGGELIVKHDRRLGRLLAGQELLTDLSPAEVRKRLLPGGEQVPTLYEVLELVGNHVQLNIELKGPNCAELATRVLESYVRDNNATFEQYLFSSFDHRQVYECLQRLPQVRRGALVDGVPLDLAALGEPLKAYSIHHSLNFVCPEIIADARQRGFKNYVFTVNHRHDLELVAAMGADGVFTDEPQLIMDYNQSRTAEMMLEQLAGSDSNFPLP, encoded by the coding sequence ATGCAAGATGCCGACACCCTGTTCTGTTTTGCCCACCGGGGTTACCCCAAGCGCGCTACAGAAAACACGCTGCAGGCCATTACCCACGCCCTCGAATTTGATATCGACGGGGTCGAGATCGATGTGTGGAATGTGGGCGGCGAGCTGATCGTCAAACACGACCGCCGCCTGGGCCGCCTGTTGGCCGGTCAGGAGCTGCTCACCGACCTCTCCCCCGCCGAAGTGCGCAAGCGGCTGCTGCCCGGCGGCGAACAGGTGCCGACCCTGTACGAGGTACTGGAGCTGGTGGGCAACCATGTGCAGCTCAATATCGAACTCAAGGGCCCCAATTGCGCCGAGTTGGCCACCCGCGTGCTGGAATCCTACGTGCGCGACAACAATGCCACCTTTGAACAGTACCTGTTCTCATCGTTCGATCACCGCCAGGTGTACGAGTGCCTGCAACGCCTGCCTCAGGTGCGCCGCGGTGCTCTGGTGGATGGGGTCCCCCTGGATCTGGCCGCACTGGGCGAACCGCTCAAGGCCTACTCCATTCATCACAGCCTCAATTTCGTGTGCCCGGAAATCATTGCCGACGCCCGCCAGCGCGGGTTCAAAAACTATGTGTTTACCGTCAATCACCGCCACGACCTGGAGCTGGTTGCGGCCATGGGGGCGGACGGGGTTTTTACCGACGAGCCGCAACTGATCATGGATTACAACCAGTCGCGAACTGCGGAAATGATGCTAGAGCAATTGGCAGGCAGCGACAGTAACTTTCCCCTCCCCTGA
- a CDS encoding pyridoxal phosphate-dependent aminotransferase: MSRLDFDFYESEDPVWNPALLTIPVPGIRKMVNLAATMNDVIHLSIGQPDAPTPPHVVQATVEALQAGQTGYTMDAGLPELLDALAEYYGERSGRYISPENILVTTGATEAIYLALTAVSAPGREFIVPDPSFMLYAPLIRMNGGEVKYVPTRAENNHQLDPYEVIDAIDNNTHAIVLNSPSNPTGTVYPRETVETIVQEAAYRGIYVISDEVYDHLIYDDRDYASVLSCCSDLDHVMVMSSFSKTFSMAGMRIGWLIASQGAIRKLRRYHMFTTTVANTPCQWGGVAALRGDRSFVDDVVNTYKRRRNRLVELVDQTPFLEGYVPDGAFYMFPALPEGVNGNNVALRLLRETGVCTIAGDTFGESSRNALRFSYATSIENIERAFERIIPWMEKQDFG, translated from the coding sequence ATGAGCAGGCTGGATTTTGATTTTTACGAATCGGAAGATCCGGTCTGGAACCCCGCACTACTGACCATCCCGGTTCCGGGGATCCGCAAGATGGTGAATCTTGCGGCCACCATGAACGACGTGATTCATCTCTCCATCGGGCAACCGGACGCGCCCACGCCACCTCATGTGGTACAGGCAACGGTGGAAGCACTGCAGGCGGGCCAGACCGGTTACACCATGGATGCCGGATTGCCGGAACTGCTGGATGCCTTGGCGGAATACTACGGCGAGCGTTCTGGACGGTATATCTCACCGGAAAATATCCTGGTGACCACCGGTGCCACCGAGGCGATCTATCTGGCGCTCACGGCAGTCTCCGCACCGGGGCGGGAATTCATCGTGCCAGACCCGTCTTTCATGCTCTATGCACCGCTGATTCGCATGAATGGCGGTGAGGTGAAGTACGTTCCAACAAGAGCAGAAAACAATCATCAGCTGGATCCTTACGAAGTCATCGACGCGATCGACAACAATACTCATGCGATTGTGCTCAATTCACCGAGTAACCCCACCGGTACGGTTTATCCGCGGGAAACGGTCGAGACCATTGTGCAGGAGGCGGCGTATCGCGGGATCTATGTCATCAGCGATGAGGTATACGACCACCTGATCTACGACGACCGGGATTACGCGAGCGTGCTTTCGTGCTGCTCCGACCTCGATCATGTGATGGTGATGAGCAGTTTTTCCAAAACCTTCAGCATGGCGGGGATGCGTATCGGCTGGTTGATCGCCAGTCAGGGCGCGATCCGCAAACTGCGCCGTTACCACATGTTTACCACCACGGTGGCCAATACGCCGTGTCAGTGGGGCGGGGTGGCGGCCCTGCGGGGCGATCGCAGTTTTGTCGACGATGTGGTGAACACCTACAAGCGTCGCCGCAACCGGCTGGTGGAGTTGGTAGATCAGACCCCGTTCCTCGAAGGCTACGTGCCAGATGGGGCGTTTTACATGTTCCCCGCATTGCCCGAAGGTGTAAATGGCAATAACGTCGCCCTGCGACTATTGCGGGAGACGGGGGTATGTACTATTGCCGGCGACACCTTTGGTGAAAGCAGCCGCAATGCCCTGCGCTTCAGTTACGCGACTTCGATCGAAAATATCGAGCGCGCGTTTGAGCGTATTATTCCGTGGATGGAAAAGCAGGACTTCGGTTGA
- a CDS encoding amidase has protein sequence MSDLVRMTALELLQGYREKAFSPVEATQAMLDQIRRCNPIVNAYNLVDEETTLAYARESEKRYQSGDTKGVLDGVPVAIKDVFLTPDWPTIKGSKTVDPKSTLGKEAPCVAALNRNGAVPLGKTTTPEFGWKGVTDNPVDGVTRNPWDPSKTAGGSSGGSAAAVPLGMGPLALGTDAGGSIRIPAGFSGLVGLKPSFGEVPHWPASPFGTLAHAGPMTWTVADCALMMNVLTEADCRDTNAIPRRNIDYLAEIEGEPEQLLKGVKIAFSATLGYVQVDREVEETVREAAHLMQSLGAEITEVAPGFDDPLAAFGHLFYGGAANALRNISKKQRMMMDPQLVAVSEKASQLSMLDYLEAVNERVALCERMAMFHKKYDLLLTPTLPITAFEAGREVPQDWPSTRWPSWTPYTYPFNLTGQPGISVPCGFSSSGMPIGLQLVAGRFNDTAVLRAAQAYQLAAPLTDKRPDLFYESSQEGAEEGSEV, from the coding sequence GTGAGCGACCTGGTTCGTATGACTGCGCTGGAGCTGTTACAAGGTTATCGTGAGAAAGCATTTTCTCCGGTGGAAGCGACACAAGCGATGCTGGACCAGATCCGGCGCTGTAACCCGATCGTCAACGCGTACAACCTGGTCGATGAAGAGACCACGCTTGCCTACGCCCGGGAGTCCGAAAAGCGTTATCAGTCCGGTGATACCAAAGGCGTCCTGGACGGGGTTCCGGTGGCGATCAAAGACGTATTCCTGACGCCCGACTGGCCCACCATCAAGGGGTCGAAAACCGTCGATCCCAAGTCCACCCTCGGCAAAGAGGCGCCCTGCGTTGCGGCACTCAACCGCAATGGCGCGGTACCCCTGGGGAAAACCACCACGCCGGAGTTTGGCTGGAAGGGGGTTACCGACAACCCGGTAGACGGTGTGACCCGCAATCCCTGGGATCCCAGCAAAACCGCCGGTGGCTCCAGCGGTGGCAGCGCCGCCGCAGTACCGCTGGGTATGGGGCCGCTGGCACTGGGTACCGATGCCGGTGGCTCTATCCGTATTCCCGCCGGCTTCAGCGGCCTGGTGGGCCTGAAACCGAGCTTTGGTGAAGTGCCGCACTGGCCTGCCAGCCCGTTTGGCACCCTGGCCCATGCTGGTCCCATGACCTGGACTGTGGCCGACTGCGCTCTGATGATGAACGTGCTCACCGAAGCGGACTGCCGGGATACCAATGCCATTCCCCGCCGTAACATAGATTATCTGGCAGAGATCGAAGGTGAGCCTGAGCAACTGCTGAAAGGTGTCAAGATTGCCTTCAGTGCCACTCTGGGCTATGTCCAGGTGGATCGCGAAGTGGAAGAGACGGTACGCGAGGCGGCGCACCTGATGCAGTCGCTGGGTGCGGAAATTACCGAAGTGGCACCGGGCTTTGACGATCCCCTGGCGGCATTCGGCCACCTGTTTTACGGCGGTGCTGCCAATGCCCTGCGCAATATCAGCAAAAAACAGCGCATGATGATGGATCCGCAATTGGTGGCGGTGTCCGAAAAGGCATCTCAGCTTTCCATGCTGGATTACCTGGAAGCGGTCAACGAGCGCGTGGCCCTGTGCGAGCGGATGGCCATGTTCCACAAAAAGTACGACCTGCTGCTGACCCCGACCCTGCCGATTACCGCTTTCGAAGCCGGCCGCGAAGTGCCGCAGGACTGGCCCAGTACCCGCTGGCCGTCGTGGACGCCTTACACCTATCCATTCAACCTCACCGGGCAGCCGGGCATCTCGGTACCCTGCGGATTCTCATCCTCCGGCATGCCTATCGGCCTGCAGCTGGTGGCAGGGCGCTTCAATGATACGGCGGTACTGCGCGCAGCCCAGGCCTACCAGTTGGCGGCGCCGCTCACCGACAAGCGCCCGGATCTGTTTTACGAAAGCTCTCAGGAGGGTGCGGAAGAGGGGAGTGAGGTATGA